The Streptomyces sp. NBC_01439 genome contains the following window.
TCACCTGGCACCAGGACCGAGGTGGCTCGTCGTCGGAGCCGAAATCAGGGGTGATCTTCCTGGCCTTCGCGTCCCAGGTGACCTTGCAACCGAAGGTCTTGCGAGTCCGCGCGCTGACGAAGTCGTCGATCTCCAGCGCCTGGCCCGCCAGGAGCACCGCGACCTCCGCCGGCGTGAACGTCCGGCCAGACCACTCCGTCGGCTTGTCCGGCACCTCCAGCTGGAACCCGACGAACTTGCGACCCTTGAAGTTGCCGACGCCGAGCGCACCGGTGGCCGGGAAGGGCTTGTTCTCCTTCGGCCTCGCCTCGAACGAGATCGTTTCGCCCGCGAGCAGCTTTGCCACCTCGTCATCGCTGAACTCGTGGCCCGACCAGACCTTCTTGAAGGCGACCTTCTTCGGGCCACCTGGAGCGGCCTGCCACACGCCCTCGGCGCGGGCTGCGCCGACCTGCTCTTTCACGTCCAGCTCGGCGCGCATGTCGGAGTGGACCTTCTCGGTGAGCCCGAGATCACCGATGCGCGTGCCCGGCAGGAGCCTCCAGCTCCATTTCGCCGGCCTGCGCCAGCCTGAGCTTTCGGCCCTCCTCGGTCAGCAGCGGGTACTTCGCCTTGTCGTTGGCGACCTCCGAGTATGTCGAGGTGCGGGTCGCACCTGTACCCATGCCGCGCTTCTCCAGCTGCTTCATGAGCCACTTCATCGTCGGGGGCGCTTGAATGCCCACGCCCCTTCGCGCTGCGTCCGGCATCCGCGGCGCGTCCTCGGGGTGCGAGGCCGGCGCGGCCACACCCGCACACCGCGGAGTGCAGTACGAGCCGAGGTGCACCCGGGTCCTGGACACAGAGACCCGATAACCCCAGGCTTGCAGCGCTGACGGACGAAAGGAGCTTCTCCTTGCTCGTCGCGGTCATCGGATCGGCCGCCCTTCCCGCTCGCGTTCGATCCTCAACTGCTTCCGGGTGGCCTCACGGGCCATGTCCCGGAGATGGATCGCCTCCTTGTGTGTGATCGGCGCGTCACGAAGGTTGTGCGAGCCCCGCAGGAAGTTCTCCGTGCGGTCGGCGATGGAGTACGCGAGCGCCTGCTCGATCACCGCGCTGGTCTGGCGCACCTCGCCCAGCTCGTCGCGCAGCTTGCGCAACAACCCGTCCCGCTCCCGTTCGACAGCCTCGATGCTCATCAACCGTGTCAACACGCCGCCCAGCAGCGGGTCGCGGGAGCGGAACAGCTCCACTGCGCGCTCGGTGGCAGGATCGGCATCAAGACGCAGGTCGAGCTGTGCCAACAGGAACGCCATCACCAGCGTGCCCTGGCTCAGCCGCCGGCTGAACTCCCGAGCAGCGCTGTCGCTCACGCCCAGCTCACGGACTGCGGCTGCTCGCAGCTGCTCCCGCAGCGCGTTCATGACGCTCTCGGGCAGCGCCTTGATGTGCGGCTGGCTCTGCACGCCGACGAGCCGGAAGCCCGACTGGGGGAGCGTGGCGGTCCCGGCTGTACTGCTCGAGCCCCCCTTCGAGGGCGCGCTCCGCACGGCGCGCTGATCACCGGTGAACTGCAGCGATCCGGGCCCCACCTGCTCGGGTTCGTCCGGTGCGGCGACGTCGTCACGAGCAGCGATTTCGGCTGTAGCGGCGCCCTCCACGTCCGGCTGTGCCCCGGGAGCGGAAACGGCATCAGTCGCAGGGCCCGCCGGCACACCGCCCGGGAGCACCCCGTCAGCGGTGTTCTGTCCGCCGCCAGAGCCAGCGCCACCGCGCTGGTTGGATCTGCCGGCCCGCTCGGAGTCGCCAACGTCGGGCTCGCGGTCCGGCTCCAGGTTCGGGCGATCTGTTTCGGCTTCCCCATCGAGATCAGCCTGCGGACCTTCAGCCTCGAGTTGAGAGCCGATGTCGCCGGTCTCATCGAACTGCCCCTCCGGCTCGGGTGTTGCCGTCTCAGGCCCAGGCCGTGCGGCCTGAGCCTGGACGTGCTTCAACTCCTCGCTCCCACCACGCCGGTAGGCGTCGAGGAAGGACGTGTCCACATCCATCACCTCGTCGGTGGGCGTGGCCGCCTCCAGCATCTCTGCGAAGTCCCGGCTCATACGAGCTCACCGTCCTCCTCGTCGAGCAGGTAGTTGTCGCCGCGGGTGAGCCCGATCAGCGAGTCGAAGCCCATGGTGACGACGCGTTCGAGGTTCGCCGAGTTCTTCGCCAGCGCCGCGACCTGATCGACGAGCTCATTGAGCCGCGCGATCTCCAGGGTCGGCAGGTCATAGTCGAGGTTCTCGCGCCGGATCTTCTCGACCACCGCCTCGGCCACGTACTCGCTCACCGAGGAGAACCCGCGCTTGTCGGCCCAGTACTCCGCGCGCTGCTTCTCGTCCGAGCTCAGCCGGACGAACATGCCCTGGCGGCCACCGCTGCTGCTCCGTGTCCCGCCCGGCAGTTTCTCCTTCGCGCCGCGCGCAGGTTGCGTCGTCTTGTCCAACTCGGGTGCGGCAGTCATCTGCGGCTTCTCCATGCCTTGCCTTGCCAATCCGTGAAGTCGCCTTATCGACGCTAGTGGATAAGACAGCTGCCACTCTTTATGTTTCCTATCGGGC
Protein-coding sequences here:
- a CDS encoding topoisomerase C-terminal repeat-containing protein, with product MRAELDVKEQVGAARAEGVWQAAPGGPKKVAFKKVWSGHEFSDDEVAKLLAGETISFEARPKENKPFPATGALGVGNFKGRKFVGFQLEVPDKPTEWSGRTFTPAEVAVLLAGQALEIDDFVSARTRKTFGCKVTWDAKARKITPDFGSDDEPPRSWCQVTFTDAQRKDLAAGKTIQGTGFVSAKGKTFDARISWKKEGGKKKIVPSFG